From the Motacilla alba alba isolate MOTALB_02 chromosome 1, Motacilla_alba_V1.0_pri, whole genome shotgun sequence genome, the window CTTCTCTGGTTTACAAGTATAGCTAAAATAATTAGCgaagtattttgtattttttctcctcaaaattaaaattatggtGCATTTATACAAAATACTCAagcccagcaggcacagagatTTGTGACAACCTCAGCTACACTCAAGTTTTTAAAGTGTGGAAAGGGCTTTTGGCCAGACAACAGTACCACTTTTGAAGTTTTCAACTTCTCCTAATCTGTGGGCTCTTGAAAACTGAGCTTATTGGCAGCAGACTTCTTCATTAACTTTGGGAGACAGTGAGGAAATATCTCAGAATTTTGGAGTTCACAAACTGAAAGCCACTAACTGATGCACGTCTGGACCCCAAGGAAGCATCCAAATGAGGGCAGGACTGCTATAGCTGACATCCAGTTTTGTAGTCTCTGTAGACTCAGTcaagattttttccccttgaaaatTCTGTTCCTTTTACATGACATCTGCAAGTCAGAAGCTGAAGCATATTTGGAATGCAGCATGTGGGAAGCTCTAAGTATTCCTGTATACTGTGTGATCAGCGTGCAAAAGGGCAAAGTCCATTGGTCtccaagattttaaaatatatactacCATAAGAAAAAATTTCCctcacaatattttaaaagcttacaATAAATTAGAATTACTTCTACCTGAATGTTTCTACACTAATAACTTCATGTTAAGTCTCCAAATAGACCTTTTCAAATAAGAGAGAAGGTCTAGCACTTACCAAGACCATGAAACAGCAATATCAAGATTATAATTTTCTAAAGCATTAAGACAGTTGTGCCATGTTTACCTGAAAGCCAAACTTTAAAATGAAGTTGAGCAATTCCAGTTGCAGCCAGTTCCAGTGGAAGAAAGTCTAACACAACACAGCATTTGCAAGTGAGAGCCTGTAGATGGCCTAAATCCAAGATCTCTGCTGTCTATCCATCATCATGTATCCCAGAGCACACTTACAAAACAATATGCATTAATTTTTGACTGGTAATATTTGACTCTGtccatcagaaataaaataattccaatatctttatgtgtatttttcacATTGCTCAATAGTAAAGGCATTCCACCCCTGGGGGAAAAAttggcaacaaaaaaaaagctgccaaCTGGTTCTCAGGTACAGCTTTGTTAAGCTTTACCTGTAGTATCTTCATTGCCATGAAGTGCCAGCTATTATGTATCACATTTACCTTTTCTATAAAATCCACTGTTTGGACAATTGACAATTATTTTGCCAAACAAGAATTCTAGTAACCAGATTAACAACTTCTGGATAATTTTACTATTTTCatctcagaaaaagaagaaacttccTAAGAATACAGAGAATTTGTCTTCCTCAAATTTATTACAATGCTGATGAATgctccagaaaaataaacaccagaaacactccagaaaaataaaaataacaagccttacagatttattttaaaacgACGTACTTTTCTTTAGGTTCATGTATTCTAGTTTTCTTGCCTTAAGCATGGGGACTAAGAAAGTTAAGAAATTGATGTTTCTTTAATAAACTGGGATAGGAGGGAAGTAGCTATCCCATGAACTGCCATTATGTTTAGCCTGCTTCTGGGAGGCACCCATAAAAGCACATGAGACaagtttcttcacagaaagaaatcatGCCAGTAGAACTGTTATCAGAAGAGCAGAATTATTTCTTGTAGTGTCAACTCTGTCAAACTTAAACGTCTACTGTGCAGGGAAATTTACATGTATCTGGACAccatttccttaaaaattgTTTCCAGAACTGCTAGACAACCCGAGGCCTTTCAAGTCTGCATAAAGAAGTGATCTAACCTTCCATAGCACATTTGGCGAATCCAAGCAATTACAGGACCCTAACTCTATTGTTGCTTTTCATCCTCCTTAAATTATCGAATGCAACAATGTATGTAATATAAAATACTGTTTCTCTTCCACACCGTGTTCATTGTCACTTCACCACCCAAAGATTAGGTTTCTCTCTTGACTTGCTTTACTTTTTCCTATCCAAACAGAGGCACGAAGATggattttcctgggttttttgcAATCGCACCAATTCTGCCAAAACCCGTTTTCTCTGCTTGCCAGTACACtcacatttaatttcaaataatttcgATTTTAAGTGCCACAAGCATAAATAAAGTCTTTCCAAAACCACTTCTCCATAGTTCACAGCTGGTTTTTCCTATTACATCAGTTGAGTTCATTTCAgttattcctccttttttccttgcaaagacACAACCAGAGTGATACTAAATACCCAGAGAGCTTCCTTAGGAGGAGCAGGGGGGCTGAATACCACCGCGAAAACGCTTCACAGCAGCGCCCAGAAACCACGAGTGAACCGAGACACCACGAAACCGGTTTAATCTACAAGTATTCAGATGATGCACATCAATGTTGAAGAGTGAAGCACATAAAACACACCCGCATATAAAACAGCGGCACGGCTGTCGCCCGCCAGCGGGACGCGGGTGTTaccggggcagcgccggcccgCGTGGCCGCTGCCGTGCGGCTCCGCCCGCCCGGGCCCCGCTGCGGCCGCTTATCCCGGCACCGGGCGCTGCTGCCACGCGAGGCAGCCCCCGCCCGGGCCTGTTCGGCCCCGGgacgccgccgccgcagccccaGCCGCGCTCACCTGTGGGCGGCGGGACCGCCGGCTCCCCCCGCTCCGTCCATCGCGGCCCCGCCGTTGCTACgggcccccgcccgccgctgcCCTTAGCAACGGCGCGCGGCACTGAGGCGCGCCGCCATTGGCCGGGGCCGCGAGCACGCCACCCGCCGATTGGCCGCGGCGCCGCGCACGCGCAGCGGAACGCAACGGCCGCCGCCGTCCCTCCGTGCGGGAGCcgcccgccgcctccgccgGGAGCGGGGAGCAGTCCCGGCGGGAACCGCGTGGGGCAGAAAGCCCTTGCCAGATACACTTCCCCAGGGAAAGCCACCCCAaaagaccccccccccccacccccctcgCCAAGATCctcccccgcgcccgccccggcaTTTCTTGCAGGCTCTGCCAGGCGCAGTCGAGGGCCTGGCTGAAATCAcgtcccctctgcagcccccgAAGGGACATCATCTGTCCCCCGAAGGGACATCATCTCTTCGGGCGTGTCCTTGCACGCAGCGAGTGGCTGCTCCCGCCAGGTCAGGTGTGGGCCTGCCTCCTCGAGAGCTCGATGTTTGCCTTCACCAGGATGTCCGCAGCGCTCAGCTTCCCTTGCTCCCGCAGGTACCTCATTATGTGCGGCCGCCGCCTCCAGGTGACTTTTACTCCGTACTCGTGCTCGGGAGTATCTGCAACCAGTACTGCTGCCTCCCCCCCTCTCCCACAGGGATCAATGCCTAATGGCAACTCTTCTTCTGGATGCCAGGCATGACTACTTTGTGATAGGGTGTTGCTGCATCTCCCATTCCTTGGGGAAGGAACCTTTGCAGCCTCTGCATCTGATGGACTAGGGACTTCTTGCTCCACAGGCTGGGAAGCAGGCTCTCCATAGTTCTCTGGACCCTTCACCTGGATGTTGGCGTTTGCTGCTGTCCCTTTCTTAGGGTGGTTGGGAGAGCACTGTGCATTCTTTCTCAAGCAATTTGGATCATCCAACGGAGGGACTGCATGTCCTTCTGAATTCTCAAAAGTTAAAGGAGGAAATCTGCAGGCTACAGCTCCTTGACAAGCTCCTCCTGCATGAAATGAGCTGTGGTTGGCATCCTGATTATAGGGCTTCTGAGGACCATGATGCTTCTTCTGGCGTGCTTTCAACACCACTGGCTTACTTGTGTCAAATTGTGGGCACACCTGAAGGGAAAGACATAATAATAAGATAAAAACCCAACCCTTTCCTACCTTTTTTTAGTGTGTTCATTGAGTAATCTTTTGATTTCATTGAGTAAtaatttgctgctgttctgcagcaaaGCAAATGAGTCACTaacaaagctgctctgcatgAGATACCTCTGAACTTCAACATCGTGTTCTGCCACTTTTCTGTGGAAAGTCATTGGGGTGCAAGTGAGCTGTTC encodes:
- the RHNO1 gene encoding RAD9, HUS1, RAD1-interacting nuclear orphan protein 1, which encodes MPPKKKCTHKARKAELIFLEKPWAGPIHCYEAPPHLAENPRRVPTKPVDLNTSSAWVCPQFDTSKPVVLKARQKKHHGPQKPYNQDANHSSFHAGGACQGAVACRFPPLTFENSEGHAVPPLDDPNCLRKNAQCSPNHPKKGTAANANIQVKGPENYGEPASQPVEQEVPSPSDAEAAKVPSPRNGRCSNTLSQSSHAWHPEEELPLGIDPCGRGGEAAVLVADTPEHEYGVKVTWRRRPHIMRYLREQGKLSAADILVKANIELSRRQAHT